A genomic stretch from Anaerolineae bacterium includes:
- a CDS encoding helix-turn-helix domain-containing protein — MTELGSWLRQAREAKRLSLEDVERETRIRAQFLAALEEEDFSRLPGDVYTRGFLRNYASFLGLDPNEALRRYKELIAQPNNGESSSAARLSLDEPVEVPLVEPARSSARLASIILLVIALAIVGVWYFSTVGRDSLPPFLRGILPPAGAVPSPTIQAAVNTGTPEPPAVSSPIPSPTITPSPTASPTPTPTSTPTPKVYRGVEVQVEIVATSWIQVTVDGVRVFVGTLETGETRAWEGQESVALRVGNAGGVRVTVNGEPLGLLGAIGEVKDVEWVRQGGPANMPVPTGAGPVAEQEGTPTPTPTASPTPPPPAGTPTAPATQSSALRPAGF; from the coding sequence ATGACCGAATTGGGCTCCTGGCTGCGCCAGGCTCGTGAGGCCAAACGGCTGAGCCTGGAAGATGTGGAGCGAGAGACGCGCATTCGCGCCCAGTTCCTCGCCGCACTCGAAGAAGAGGACTTTTCCCGGCTTCCTGGAGATGTGTATACGCGCGGCTTCCTGCGCAATTATGCCAGCTTCCTGGGGCTGGACCCCAATGAGGCGCTTCGGCGCTACAAAGAGCTGATCGCCCAGCCCAACAACGGTGAATCTAGTTCGGCCGCCCGCCTTTCCCTGGATGAACCGGTGGAAGTGCCCCTGGTGGAGCCGGCCCGCTCGTCGGCGCGGCTCGCCTCCATCATCCTGCTGGTGATCGCGCTGGCCATCGTGGGAGTATGGTACTTCTCCACGGTCGGCCGCGACAGCCTGCCCCCGTTCCTGCGCGGCATTCTGCCGCCGGCCGGCGCCGTCCCCTCTCCAACCATCCAGGCCGCTGTGAACACCGGTACACCGGAACCGCCGGCGGTGTCCTCACCCATCCCCAGCCCAACCATTACCCCATCGCCAACCGCGTCGCCCACCCCTACCCCGACCTCCACTCCCACCCCAAAGGTCTACCGCGGCGTGGAGGTCCAGGTGGAGATCGTCGCCACCTCCTGGATACAGGTCACCGTGGATGGTGTGCGCGTGTTCGTCGGCACCCTGGAAACGGGTGAGACTCGCGCTTGGGAAGGTCAGGAGAGCGTCGCGCTGCGCGTGGGGAACGCCGGCGGCGTTCGCGTCACCGTCAACGGCGAACCGCTCGGCCTGTTGGGCGCCATCGGCGAGGTCAAGGACGTGGAATGGGTGCGCCAGGGAGGGCCGGCCAACATGCCCGTGCCCACCGGCGCCGGCCCCGTCGCCGAACAAGAGGGCACACCCACCCCAACACCCACCGCCAGCCCGACACCACCCCCGCCGGCCGGCACGCCTACCGCTCCCGCCACCCAATCATCGGCCCTGCGCCCCGCCGGCTTCTGA